Proteins from a single region of Chloroflexota bacterium:
- a CDS encoding type II toxin-antitoxin system RelB/DinJ family antitoxin codes for MPANKLVQARIDGAVKEEAAAVLAAMGLTVSDAVRLLLTRVAHDKALPFAPLTPNDTTIAAMREARAGGLQQFDSVDELLDDLHAPE; via the coding sequence ATGCCGGCCAACAAGCTGGTGCAGGCACGTATCGACGGGGCGGTGAAGGAAGAGGCGGCGGCGGTGCTGGCCGCCATGGGCCTGACCGTGTCTGACGCGGTGCGGCTGCTGCTGACGCGGGTGGCGCACGACAAGGCGCTGCCGTTCGCGCCGCTGACGCCCAACGACACCACGATCGCGGCGATGCGGGAAGCCCGCGCGGGCGGTCTTCAGCAGTTCGACAGCGTGGATGAGTTGCTTGACGACCTGCACGCGCCGGAGTGA